One genomic region from Leifsonia poae encodes:
- a CDS encoding SDR family oxidoreductase: MPRILVVGGTGLAGRAITAEAVARGHDVVVASRRVPDDDSPAFVPGADYRTVDIVIGDGLEEALEGVDVLVDASNGVGRASSHVFASGSQNLLHTAARFGVHRAVLLSIVNVDLSAYPYYRAKALQERSYQESPLETRIVRTTQFHDFVGGLLRRGSRLGFVPAPTGISFQPIAVSDVADALVDAAEGSGTADSTRTIGGPEVLTARELAEQWKSATGARRPIIGIRMPGPLGAAWRAGENLVPEGAIDGLGFADWLTLPAV, from the coding sequence ATGCCGCGCATCCTCGTCGTCGGCGGCACCGGCCTGGCCGGTCGGGCGATCACGGCCGAGGCTGTCGCGCGCGGACACGATGTCGTCGTGGCCAGTCGCCGCGTTCCCGACGACGACTCGCCGGCTTTCGTTCCCGGCGCCGACTATCGCACGGTCGACATCGTCATCGGCGACGGGCTCGAAGAGGCGCTGGAGGGCGTCGATGTGCTCGTCGACGCCTCGAACGGCGTCGGGCGTGCGTCGAGCCATGTGTTCGCGTCCGGCTCACAGAATCTGTTGCACACGGCCGCCCGATTCGGCGTGCACCGGGCGGTGCTGCTATCCATCGTGAACGTCGACCTTTCGGCGTACCCGTACTATCGCGCCAAGGCCCTGCAGGAGCGGAGCTACCAGGAATCGCCGCTGGAGACGCGTATCGTGCGGACCACGCAGTTCCACGACTTCGTCGGCGGGCTGCTGCGGCGAGGATCCCGTCTCGGCTTCGTTCCGGCGCCGACCGGCATCAGCTTCCAACCGATCGCCGTGAGTGATGTCGCCGACGCACTCGTCGACGCCGCCGAGGGCAGCGGGACGGCCGACTCGACGCGCACGATCGGAGGACCCGAGGTGCTGACCGCTCGCGAGCTGGCCGAGCAGTGGAAGTCGGCGACGGGCGCCCGGCGCCCGATCATCGGCATCCGGATGCCCGGCCCGCTCGGCGCTGCGTGGCGTGCTGGTGAGAACCTGGTTCCAGAGGGTGCGATCGACGGGCTCGGTTTCGCCGATTGGCTCACACTCCCCGCGGTCTGA
- a CDS encoding alpha-1,4-glucan--maltose-1-phosphate maltosyltransferase: protein MIGRIPILDLTPQVDDGRWPATAFNGEVVPFRATAFREGHDLIGVDLLLLDPAGEQTEHRMRPIAPGTDRWEAQVQLEAEGLWRYRVQAYADEYATWRHNAELKVPAGVDVDLTFVIGRDLLARAAADKRRSTAERRHLSETAKVVASSERPAAERLAAATDDRIVSILTARPVVSLPTLSETRSVLAERTRAGVGSWYEFFPRSEGAKRLADGSWKSGTFRSAAKRLPEIAAMGFDVVYLPPIHPIGRSYRKGPNNTLEAGPHDPGSPWAIGSPDGGHDAIHPDLGTEKDFVYFVGKAKQSGLEVALDLALQASPDHPWVSEHPEWFTTLPDGTIAYAENPPKKYQDIYPINFDNDPIGLRTEILRIVRHWMGLGVRIFRVDNPHTKPLDFWEWLIHTVTAEDPDVVFLAEAFTRPAILHTLAKVGFQQSYTYFTWRNTKEELAEFLTGLATETADFLRPNLFVNTPDILTEYLQFGGPAAFKIRAALAATASPVWGVYSGFELFENVARAGAEEYIDNEKYEYRPRDYAKAQTAGRSLAPYLTMLNRARNEHASLRQLRNLHVHESDDEAILVYSKYLAGEFTRSGKPDAVIVVANVDPHSVRETIVHLDVARFGIQPGARFEVKDIVTGAKWTWGADDYVRLDAFTEPVHILSVKVGG from the coding sequence ATGATCGGCCGCATCCCGATCCTCGACCTCACCCCGCAGGTGGACGACGGCCGCTGGCCCGCCACCGCGTTCAACGGCGAAGTCGTGCCGTTCCGCGCCACCGCCTTTCGCGAGGGCCACGACCTGATCGGCGTCGATCTGCTGCTGCTCGACCCGGCGGGAGAACAGACTGAGCATCGGATGCGCCCGATCGCCCCTGGCACAGACCGCTGGGAGGCGCAGGTGCAGCTGGAGGCCGAGGGTCTGTGGCGCTACCGGGTGCAGGCGTACGCCGACGAGTACGCCACCTGGCGGCACAACGCCGAGCTGAAAGTGCCGGCCGGTGTCGACGTCGATCTGACCTTCGTCATCGGTCGCGACCTGCTCGCACGGGCCGCCGCCGACAAACGCCGCAGCACCGCGGAGCGTCGCCACCTCTCCGAGACCGCCAAGGTCGTCGCCAGCTCGGAGCGCCCCGCCGCGGAGCGTCTCGCTGCGGCCACCGACGACCGGATCGTCTCCATCCTGACGGCGCGACCGGTGGTGAGCCTGCCCACCCTCTCCGAAACGCGGAGCGTGCTGGCGGAGCGCACCCGCGCCGGTGTCGGCAGCTGGTACGAATTCTTTCCCCGTTCGGAGGGGGCGAAGCGTCTCGCCGACGGGTCCTGGAAATCGGGCACGTTCCGTTCGGCCGCGAAACGCCTGCCCGAGATCGCGGCGATGGGTTTCGACGTCGTCTACCTGCCGCCCATCCACCCGATCGGCCGCTCCTACCGCAAAGGCCCGAACAATACGCTCGAAGCCGGCCCCCACGATCCGGGATCGCCGTGGGCGATCGGCTCGCCCGACGGCGGCCACGACGCCATCCACCCCGACCTCGGCACCGAGAAGGACTTCGTCTACTTCGTCGGCAAGGCCAAGCAGTCAGGCCTCGAGGTCGCCCTCGACCTCGCTCTGCAGGCATCGCCCGACCACCCCTGGGTCAGCGAGCATCCCGAGTGGTTCACGACCCTGCCCGACGGCACGATCGCTTATGCCGAGAACCCGCCGAAGAAGTATCAAGACATCTATCCGATCAATTTCGACAACGATCCGATCGGCCTGCGCACCGAGATCCTGCGCATCGTTCGGCATTGGATGGGGCTCGGCGTGCGGATCTTCCGCGTCGACAACCCGCACACCAAGCCGCTCGACTTCTGGGAGTGGCTGATCCACACCGTGACCGCCGAAGACCCGGACGTCGTCTTCCTCGCGGAAGCGTTCACCCGGCCTGCCATTCTGCACACCCTCGCCAAGGTCGGGTTCCAGCAGTCGTACACCTACTTCACTTGGCGCAACACGAAAGAGGAGCTCGCCGAGTTCTTGACCGGGCTCGCCACCGAGACCGCCGACTTCCTGCGACCGAACCTGTTCGTGAACACGCCGGACATCCTCACTGAGTACCTGCAGTTCGGCGGGCCGGCCGCGTTCAAGATCCGCGCCGCGCTCGCCGCCACCGCTTCGCCCGTCTGGGGTGTCTACTCCGGTTTCGAGCTGTTCGAGAACGTCGCTCGCGCGGGTGCGGAGGAGTACATCGACAACGAGAAGTACGAATACCGCCCTCGCGACTACGCGAAAGCGCAGACGGCCGGTCGTTCGCTCGCGCCGTACCTCACGATGCTCAACCGCGCCCGCAACGAGCACGCCTCGCTGCGCCAGCTGCGCAACCTCCACGTGCACGAGAGCGATGACGAGGCCATCCTCGTCTACTCCAAGTACCTCGCCGGCGAGTTCACCCGCAGCGGCAAGCCCGACGCAGTGATCGTCGTGGCGAACGTCGACCCGCACTCCGTGCGCGAAACGATCGTGCACTTGGATGTTGCCCGGTTCGGCATCCAGCCCGGCGCCCGGTTCGAAGTGAAAGACATCGTCACCGGCGCGAAATGGACCTGGGGTGCAGACGACTATGTGCGTCTAGACGCCTTCACCGAACCCGTGCACATCCTGAGCGTGAAAGTGGGCGGCTGA
- a CDS encoding lytic transglycosylase domain-containing protein, translating to MGRRVAEPAEIVPLTPANPVGVAFRRPHVRSRALLYSFAFTAAVGFALVNVVDPYSGSAATPAYADTVQTTSRYGDAPVQTLTADGSYTTDITRDATTIKEKPKPVIVATPSTTSGGSSSGGSSAPAAGTPDPGSAQAAGYAAVKARGWGDDQYNCLVSLWNRESHWNVYAYNAGSGAYGIPQALPGSKMASAGADWQTNAATQIAWGLGYIQGRYGTPCGAWAHSESSGWY from the coding sequence GTGGGTAGACGAGTAGCAGAGCCAGCAGAGATTGTTCCGCTGACTCCGGCCAACCCGGTCGGCGTCGCATTCCGGCGACCCCATGTGCGTTCCCGGGCACTTCTCTACAGCTTCGCTTTCACCGCTGCCGTGGGGTTCGCCCTGGTGAATGTGGTCGATCCGTATTCGGGCTCCGCCGCCACGCCGGCGTACGCCGACACCGTGCAGACGACGTCGCGCTACGGGGATGCCCCGGTCCAGACCCTCACGGCGGACGGTTCGTACACGACCGACATCACCCGTGATGCGACGACCATCAAAGAGAAGCCGAAGCCGGTCATCGTCGCGACGCCCAGCACGACCAGTGGGGGCAGCAGCAGTGGCGGCAGCAGTGCCCCCGCCGCCGGCACCCCGGATCCGGGTTCGGCGCAGGCCGCCGGCTACGCGGCCGTGAAGGCCCGTGGGTGGGGCGACGACCAGTACAACTGCCTGGTCTCGCTCTGGAACCGTGAATCGCATTGGAACGTTTACGCCTACAACGCCGGAAGCGGTGCCTATGGCATTCCGCAGGCGCTTCCGGGCAGCAAGATGGCGTCCGCCGGTGCGGATTGGCAGACCAACGCCGCCACGCAGATCGCCTGGGGTCTCGGTTACATCCAGGGTCGGTACGGTACGCCCTGTGGGGCATGGGCGCACTCGGAGAGTTCCGGCTGGTACTGA
- the glgB gene encoding 1,4-alpha-glucan branching protein GlgB, with the protein MSPIPEGAAALDLPELDDGQLFAVATGRHHDPHSVLGQHAVSATGIADPITVIRALRPLATEVAAVLSTGARIELAHLAHGIWQGVDIVGADRYTVEARYADGTTWTADDPYRFAPTVGELDLHLIGEGRHEQLWMALGAHLREIDGVPGTAFSVWAPHARAVRVVGDFNDWDGTRHALRSLGPAGVWEIFVPGLGAGTVYKFDLLGQNDDWVRKADPMAQAAETPPATASVVTESAHHWQDGEWMRERGSRDPHTGPMSTYELHFGSWRPGLGYRDAADQLIDYVGALGYTHIEFLPLAEHPFGGSWGYQVTGYFAPTSRFGSPDDLRYLIDRLHQAGIGVIMDWVPGHFPKDEWALAQFDGQPLYEHGDPRRGEQKDWGTLVFDFGNSQVRNFLVANALYWLEEFHVDGLRVDAVASILYLDYSRADGEWLPNIHGGRENLEAISFLQEVTATAYKRNPGTVMIAEESTSWPGVTAPTSSGGLGFGLKWNMGWMHDSLQYIAEDPMYRSYHHSGITFSFVYAFSENFLLPISHDEVVHGKGSLLGKMPGDHWQQLANMRAYLAFMWAHPGKKLLFMGQEFGQPSEWSEERGLDWWILDQPSHRGLWDLVARLNAVYREQPALWELDNEAAGFEWLDGSDAAGNVVAFLRRDRAGEALAVLLNFSGNPHHDYRIGLPFAGEWEEVVNTDAETYGGSGVGNLGVVTAVDEPWAGRPASATLNLPPLGALWLRPRGV; encoded by the coding sequence ATGTCCCCGATCCCCGAAGGCGCCGCGGCGCTCGACCTCCCCGAGCTGGACGACGGGCAGCTCTTCGCCGTCGCCACCGGCCGCCACCACGACCCGCATTCGGTGCTCGGACAGCACGCCGTCAGCGCGACCGGAATCGCCGACCCGATCACGGTCATCCGAGCGCTACGTCCGCTCGCCACCGAGGTGGCAGCAGTGCTCTCGACCGGCGCGCGCATCGAGCTCGCCCATCTCGCGCACGGGATCTGGCAGGGTGTCGACATCGTCGGGGCCGACCGGTACACCGTCGAGGCGCGCTATGCGGACGGAACAACCTGGACGGCCGACGACCCCTACCGCTTCGCGCCAACGGTCGGCGAACTCGACCTGCACCTGATCGGCGAAGGTCGTCACGAACAGCTCTGGATGGCGCTGGGCGCGCACCTGCGAGAGATCGACGGCGTTCCCGGAACCGCGTTCTCGGTCTGGGCCCCGCACGCGCGGGCCGTTCGCGTGGTCGGCGACTTCAACGATTGGGACGGCACCCGGCACGCCCTGCGCTCCCTCGGCCCCGCCGGCGTCTGGGAGATCTTCGTCCCCGGCCTCGGTGCGGGAACCGTCTACAAGTTCGACCTGCTCGGACAGAACGACGACTGGGTGCGCAAGGCCGACCCGATGGCGCAAGCCGCCGAGACTCCCCCCGCCACGGCCTCCGTGGTGACCGAGAGCGCTCACCACTGGCAGGACGGCGAATGGATGCGGGAGCGCGGTTCCCGCGACCCGCACACCGGGCCTATGAGCACCTACGAACTGCACTTCGGCAGCTGGCGCCCGGGGCTCGGCTACCGGGATGCGGCAGATCAGCTCATCGACTATGTCGGCGCGCTCGGTTACACGCATATCGAGTTCCTGCCGCTCGCCGAGCATCCGTTCGGCGGATCCTGGGGCTACCAGGTGACCGGATACTTCGCCCCGACGAGCCGCTTCGGCTCACCGGACGACCTGCGCTACCTGATCGACCGGCTCCACCAGGCCGGCATCGGGGTGATCATGGACTGGGTTCCCGGGCACTTCCCGAAAGACGAGTGGGCCCTGGCGCAGTTCGACGGCCAACCGCTCTACGAGCACGGCGACCCCCGGCGAGGTGAGCAGAAAGACTGGGGAACTCTGGTCTTCGACTTCGGCAACTCGCAGGTGCGCAACTTCCTGGTGGCCAACGCGCTCTACTGGCTGGAGGAGTTCCACGTCGACGGCCTCCGAGTGGACGCCGTCGCCTCGATCCTCTACCTCGACTACTCCCGCGCCGACGGTGAATGGCTGCCGAACATCCACGGCGGGCGCGAGAACCTTGAGGCGATCTCGTTCCTGCAGGAGGTCACCGCCACCGCATACAAGCGCAATCCCGGCACCGTGATGATCGCCGAGGAGTCGACGAGCTGGCCCGGCGTGACCGCCCCCACCTCCAGCGGCGGCCTCGGGTTCGGGCTCAAATGGAACATGGGCTGGATGCACGACTCCCTGCAGTACATCGCCGAAGACCCGATGTACCGCAGCTACCACCACAGCGGGATCACCTTCTCGTTCGTCTACGCGTTCAGCGAGAACTTCCTGCTGCCGATCAGCCACGACGAGGTCGTGCACGGCAAAGGCTCTCTGCTGGGCAAGATGCCCGGCGATCATTGGCAGCAGCTGGCGAATATGCGAGCCTACCTCGCGTTCATGTGGGCGCATCCGGGCAAGAAGCTGCTGTTCATGGGGCAGGAGTTCGGCCAGCCCTCGGAGTGGAGCGAGGAGCGAGGGCTCGACTGGTGGATCCTCGACCAGCCGAGTCACCGTGGACTCTGGGATCTCGTTGCGCGGCTGAACGCTGTCTACCGCGAGCAGCCGGCACTGTGGGAGCTCGACAACGAGGCGGCGGGCTTCGAATGGCTCGACGGCTCCGATGCCGCAGGCAACGTGGTCGCCTTCCTCCGCCGCGATCGCGCTGGGGAGGCGTTGGCCGTACTGCTGAACTTCTCCGGCAATCCGCACCACGACTACCGCATCGGGCTGCCGTTCGCCGGGGAGTGGGAGGAAGTCGTCAATACGGACGCCGAGACCTACGGCGGTTCCGGAGTGGGCAACCTCGGTGTGGTCACGGCTGTCGACGAACCATGGGCGGGACGCCCCGCGTCGGCGACGCTGAACCTGCCGCCGCTCGGTGCGCTCTGGCTCAGACCGCGGGGAGTGTGA
- a CDS encoding AI-2E family transporter: MKILNPFRVGLIGALGVGLGFLILTSIVNLSTILTYIGAALFIALGIEPLVSFLERRRFPRWAALTATLVVILGAFGGLISLIVPVAVDQLTQLISNIVNWVNHGQAQTWFEDLQKQFPAVVNDDNIKTVTDWLTGNLPSITNQVVQTSLGIVSGLFGGIIVIILTIYFTASLPSIKRASYQLVPASKRARFSDLGDQITDSVGKYVMGQVSLALVNGVLSAIFLSIIGAKFPILLASVAFFFSLIPLVGTITGSVIITLVCLLAGPATAITAGIYYIVYMQVEAYVLSPRIMNRAVAVPGALVVVAALAGGTLLGILGALIAIPFAAAVLLIIKQVVIPRQNEL, from the coding sequence ATGAAGATCCTGAACCCGTTCCGTGTCGGCCTCATCGGCGCGTTGGGTGTCGGCCTCGGGTTCCTGATCCTCACCTCGATCGTCAACCTCTCGACGATCCTCACCTACATCGGTGCGGCTCTGTTCATCGCGCTCGGCATCGAACCGCTCGTCTCGTTCCTGGAGCGACGCCGGTTCCCCCGTTGGGCAGCGCTCACGGCGACGCTCGTGGTCATCCTGGGCGCTTTCGGCGGCCTGATCAGCCTCATCGTCCCAGTGGCCGTCGACCAGCTCACCCAGCTCATCAGCAACATCGTCAACTGGGTGAACCACGGGCAGGCACAGACCTGGTTCGAGGATCTGCAGAAACAGTTCCCCGCGGTCGTGAACGACGACAACATCAAGACCGTCACCGACTGGCTCACCGGCAACCTGCCCAGCATCACGAATCAGGTCGTGCAGACCAGTCTCGGCATCGTCAGCGGACTGTTCGGCGGGATCATCGTGATCATCCTGACCATCTACTTCACCGCCTCCCTCCCCAGCATCAAGCGCGCCTCGTACCAGCTGGTTCCCGCCTCCAAGCGCGCGCGGTTCTCCGACCTCGGCGACCAGATCACCGACTCGGTCGGCAAATACGTGATGGGCCAGGTTTCGCTCGCCCTCGTGAACGGGGTCCTGAGCGCGATCTTCCTCAGCATCATCGGAGCCAAGTTCCCGATCCTGCTCGCCTCCGTCGCATTCTTCTTCTCCCTCATCCCGCTGGTCGGCACGATCACGGGGTCGGTCATCATCACCCTCGTCTGCCTGCTCGCCGGACCGGCGACGGCCATCACGGCCGGCATCTACTACATCGTCTACATGCAGGTCGAGGCGTACGTGCTGAGCCCCCGCATCATGAACCGCGCCGTCGCGGTTCCCGGAGCGCTCGTCGTCGTCGCCGCCCTCGCCGGCGGGACTCTGCTCGGGATCCTGGGTGCGCTGATCGCCATCCCGTTCGCCGCCGCGGTGCTTCTGATCATCAAACAGGTCGTCATCCCGCGGCAGAACGAGCTGTAA
- a CDS encoding tetratricopeptide repeat protein: protein MTDLPPNPTSLRGAVDLSSLVNRAMTAGQTPAGGALAGEAAGAVPLPSLYFEGTDANFNDFLDLSMTVPVVVDLRAEWSEPSKQLSTVLDRVIKDFDGRLVLVRVDVESNPQLAQAFQAQSVPAIAAVIGGRPVQLFAGAIPEQQVRDVFEQLLELAAQNAVTGRALVESQEGAEDAADAEAAEPAPAPLPPHHAEAYEAIERGDYAAAIAEYKLAIAQDPRDTMAVAGLAQVSLLDRLDGESMDEIRSGAAAAPDDVAAQLLVGDLDVSGGHVDDAFDRLLTLFPKLDPAGKEAVRGRILDYFEIIGVDDPRVVKARARLTSLLY, encoded by the coding sequence ATGACCGATCTGCCCCCGAACCCCACCAGCCTGCGCGGGGCCGTCGACCTCAGCTCGCTCGTGAACCGAGCAATGACGGCGGGCCAGACGCCTGCGGGGGGTGCGCTGGCGGGGGAGGCCGCGGGCGCCGTTCCGCTGCCGAGCCTCTACTTCGAAGGCACCGACGCTAACTTCAACGACTTCCTCGATCTGTCGATGACGGTCCCCGTCGTCGTCGATCTCCGAGCCGAGTGGAGCGAACCGAGCAAGCAGCTCTCCACCGTGCTCGACCGGGTGATCAAAGACTTCGACGGTCGCCTCGTCCTCGTGCGGGTGGACGTCGAGTCGAACCCCCAACTCGCACAGGCCTTCCAAGCGCAGTCGGTGCCGGCCATCGCAGCCGTGATCGGAGGGCGCCCCGTGCAGCTTTTCGCGGGTGCGATCCCGGAGCAGCAGGTGCGCGATGTGTTCGAGCAGCTGTTGGAACTCGCCGCGCAGAACGCTGTCACCGGGCGCGCCCTGGTCGAAAGCCAGGAGGGTGCGGAGGACGCCGCGGACGCCGAAGCCGCCGAGCCGGCCCCGGCCCCGTTGCCGCCACACCACGCCGAGGCATACGAGGCCATCGAACGCGGTGACTACGCGGCGGCGATCGCCGAATACAAGCTGGCCATCGCCCAGGACCCGCGCGACACGATGGCCGTCGCCGGCCTCGCCCAGGTGAGCCTGCTCGACCGGCTCGACGGCGAATCGATGGATGAGATCCGTTCGGGCGCGGCTGCCGCCCCGGACGACGTCGCTGCCCAGCTGCTGGTGGGCGACCTCGATGTCTCCGGCGGTCATGTCGATGACGCCTTCGACCGGTTGCTCACCCTGTTCCCGAAGCTGGACCCGGCGGGCAAGGAAGCGGTGCGAGGACGCATCCTCGACTATTTCGAAATCATCGGTGTGGACGACCCGCGCGTCGTCAAGGCGCGGGCTAGGCTGACGTCGCTGCTCTACTGA
- a CDS encoding alpha/beta hydrolase, translating into MTTAPLEIRGAIELPARREEIELHTRDGLTLVGELASPLDRPPVATLVTLHPLPTGGGFMDSHILRKAAGRLPALAGIAVLRFNTRGTTSPRGTSEGEFSHGVEERYDVEAAMAFVAGRGLPHPWLVGWSFGTELALMYGRQYPVDGVILLSPPLHRAKPDDLAAWAGDTRPIVALIPEHDDYLQPAAAAERFAPLPQIELVDVAGAKHLWVGENQTKRVLDEIVARVNPSALPLPTTWPAV; encoded by the coding sequence GTGACCACAGCCCCCCTCGAGATCCGTGGCGCCATCGAGCTGCCTGCCCGGCGTGAAGAGATCGAACTGCACACCAGGGATGGGCTCACCCTCGTCGGGGAACTCGCCAGCCCGCTCGATCGTCCGCCGGTCGCGACGCTGGTGACTCTGCATCCGCTGCCTACCGGCGGCGGTTTCATGGATTCCCACATTCTGCGGAAGGCGGCAGGACGGCTCCCCGCCCTGGCCGGCATCGCGGTCCTGCGGTTCAACACGCGAGGGACGACGTCGCCGCGAGGGACGAGCGAGGGCGAGTTCTCGCACGGCGTGGAGGAACGGTACGACGTGGAGGCCGCGATGGCTTTCGTCGCCGGGCGGGGGCTCCCGCATCCGTGGCTCGTCGGATGGTCGTTCGGAACGGAGCTCGCACTCATGTACGGGCGGCAGTACCCGGTAGACGGCGTGATCCTGCTGTCACCTCCGCTGCATCGGGCGAAACCTGACGACCTCGCTGCGTGGGCGGGGGACACCCGCCCGATCGTCGCGCTGATCCCTGAGCACGACGACTACCTGCAGCCGGCCGCAGCGGCGGAACGGTTCGCTCCTCTGCCGCAGATCGAGCTTGTCGATGTGGCCGGCGCAAAACACCTGTGGGTGGGGGAGAACCAGACGAAACGGGTGCTCGACGAGATCGTCGCCCGTGTCAATCCGTCGGCATTGCCGCTGCCGACCACGTGGCCGGCGGTCTGA